Sequence from the uncultured Flavobacterium sp. genome:
TACGAAAACTTGTGGAGCTATAAAAATTAAGGATGAATTTAACCGCAAAGGGCGCAAAGCTTTTTTTGTTATAGATTACGCTCATTAAACGCAAAGTTCGCAAAGCTTTATCAATATAGCTTTGCGAACTTTGAGTTTATATAAAACCTTACGAATAAAAAACCTTTGCGCCCTTTGCGGTTAAAATAATTAATCAATACAAAATATTTTATATTTTTCCACAGTTTTTTCTGTTGATACATAAATACATAAAACATTCTTAAAATCGACAATTATCATTGGCTGTTTTGTAGTAAAAAAATTATATTTACCTAATAAAAAAAATATCATAAAATACATGTAATGGAAAATACACCAATATTTTTTGCAGACGGAGAAAGCCCTAAAATGATTGAGGCATTTAAAAAAGCACAGGAAACTTTTAAATATTTTTGGAGAGAATTATCATGGGAATATCGCCGAATAGTTCCGGCACTCAATGTAGCTTGTGTAAAACTAGCCTTTACACAAGAAATAAATAATAATACCGCAGTTGAGCATATGTGGATTAATGAGATTAATTTTGATGGCGAAAAAATAAAAGGCATCTTAGTAAACGATCCAAACGAATTAACAAATGTTGCTAATGGTGATTATGTCGAAATTCCGGTAAACCAAATTAGCGACTGGTTATTTGCTACAGATGATAAAACATACGGAGGTTTTACAATACACGCTATGCGATCAGAAATGAGCGAAACCGAAAGAGAAGAACATGACGAAGCATGGGGTTTAAATTTTGGTGACTTTAACGATATTCTCGTTGTATATGAGCAGAAAGAGAAACCAGAAAATATCGTCGAACATCCTATGAGTAAAAACATGAAAGAAAGTCTTGTTGAGTTCATAAAAACAAATCCGAATGAACTTACAGCGCAAGACGAATCAGGATATACTTTTTTACATAGAGAAGCAATTGCCGGAAATAGTTCTATTGTCGAAGTTCTACTAGAATCAGGTGCCGATAAAAACGCAAAAACTTACAGCGATAAAACTGCACTAGATTTCGCAGAACAACTAAAATGGGAACATTTGATTTCGCTTTTAAAATAACATTATCTAAAATCCGATTTGTAAAAGCAAGTCGGATTTTTTTTTACTTCATATAATTCTATTCTGAAAAAACTTCTAAAGAATACAACTCTGCAAGAGATAAAACAAAATTCTGTAATACAATCAGATACATACAAAAATTTTGAAATTTAATCTTTTTTCGTACATTTAACTGTCTTACAAGCCTGATCTTCAATCAGATTTATCTTCGCCTGAATAACTTTTATATCAGCACAAAAAAACAATCAAA
This genomic interval carries:
- a CDS encoding DUF2314 domain-containing protein, whose amino-acid sequence is MENTPIFFADGESPKMIEAFKKAQETFKYFWRELSWEYRRIVPALNVACVKLAFTQEINNNTAVEHMWINEINFDGEKIKGILVNDPNELTNVANGDYVEIPVNQISDWLFATDDKTYGGFTIHAMRSEMSETEREEHDEAWGLNFGDFNDILVVYEQKEKPENIVEHPMSKNMKESLVEFIKTNPNELTAQDESGYTFLHREAIAGNSSIVEVLLESGADKNAKTYSDKTALDFAEQLKWEHLISLLK